The genomic interval CGGGGTTGCTTCTGACTGAACTCGGCGgcggtgtggtggtggtggacgtTGGCGTCGAGGGAGCGGTGGTTTTCACGGCGTGGGGCTGGTGGGTGGAGACTTTTCCGGGTGCAGGCGGCGGCGCTGTTTTGAGCGCATTAAGCAGAGACGTGGACATTCTtccggcaggaggaggagaggcagttTTGGAATCATTCTGGGAGGGAGTGGATTTTTTACCAGATAACGGTGCTGGGGCCGTTTTGACGGTGGTGGGACTCGAGGTCGTGGTTGTTTTCTTGGACGGTGTCCTTGCTGTAGAAGTTGGTGGTGAGCTTTTTCGAGTTTGTGGTGGACttggaggaggctgaggagggtCTGGTTTTATCTTGTTGGGCCTGGAGTGAGCCGGCGCGCTGTGCTTCTTTGCCGCACCACCAGCTGATAGTTTGGTCGTGGcagtagtcgtagtagtagtagccGTAGTCGTTGCTGTTGTGGTTATAGTGGCTGCTGTGACGGGCTCTGCAGTGGTCGGAGTCTGAGCTGCTTCGTCCGAATCCGGCTTAACCACAACCAAAGAAGTGACTGGTGTGACAAAGTTGTATTTGAGGGAGAGATTTGTGGCCTTGTCTGCCAGTAACCTCTGACTTGCAGGGTCCGTGGTGTTCAGTTTggccagcagcagctctttgaTGGTGTAATACGCCCAGAGACGATGCACAAAGCTCGAGACGCCTTCTAAAGCACCTGAGCAGTCCAGTGAATCTGCACTCTCGTTCCCCTTCGCCTGGGAAATCAACACATCATTCTCCATATTGACACGTTGCTTTGAATCGGTGGCGGACACTGACACCTTCAAATCTTTGACCCCTTGCTTAACCCTGCCAGCCACAACCAACTCGGAGCCTTGGAAGTAGTTCGGGAACAGGGAGCGGGTGATGTCAAACGCCTGATCGTCCAGGTAGGACAGCTGGATGTCCGAGAGCAACGGGCTGGCCACTTCATCGTAGAAGCCCTTCAGCTGCAGAGCTGCGTCCGCGTCCTCGTACACCATCCTCGCTACGCCTCGGTTGTCCAGAGCcaggcgtttcaggagcaggAAGTCCGCATCGTCTCCGAAGGCGAGGCCAAAGAGAGAGGCCGAGCCGAGAGCACTTTTGGCGTTACTGAGGATGGTGTCACCGGCTGTCACTCCGATGGTGGCTTCCCCGTCGGTGAGGAAGATCACCAGAGGTACACGACGAGCTGAGTGGTGGTTGGACGAGCCAAAGGGCGGAGGATTGACGAGCTGGGCCGCTGAGAGCAGGGCTGCGTTGATGTTGGTCCCTgaggaaaggggagagaaaCAACGGGTGACAATCAGTGTTAAATGTGAAGCGCAGCCACACTCAGTAGAAAGTCAGCGGTCAACTTACTGCGGTGACAATATCACACTTGGACTCACATCCTTCGGCGATAATTCTCTTCACATAGTCTTTGGCGTCTCGCACGTTCTGCCGAGTCGCCCGCACAGTTCGTCCTTTCCTCCAGGTGTGGACCTTGTCTGAGAAGGTGATGATGTTGAAGTGGTCTCCCTCTCGAAGGTCCCCGAGGATGGTGCTCATGGCCTGCTTGGTCTACTGACAGAAATGATCAATAAAAAtgtggcatttcatttttcctcatcTTAGAGCTTCATGTCTCCTTCGTGTTGGGAGGTCCACAAGGTTTCGCCAAAGGGTGTTTGTCCACTTTACCTGTTTTATCTTGGTGCCTATCATCGAGCCGCTGATGTCAATGACGAATATAACATCCTTAGGGACCACGGGAAGCCCTCTGGGTGCAAAGTAATGCACAAAGTAGCCGTCATACACCTGCGAGAGAGCAAAAGTAGAAAAAGCAAAGGTTGTAGCAAATCCAACACCCAATTTTTGAATTTGACAAACTTgccaaaaaattgaaatgtgccGCCGACCTGGACGTCACCCATGAGGTCTCTGAGGTCCACGTCGTACTGGATGATGAAGTCTGCGTCGAGACCCTTGGACGAgacgctgctctgctgctgcagagtggGACTGTAGCGAACTCGAGCGCAACCGGCGCTGCGCTCAACGTGAGTGGAGGCAGGGGCGCCGGCATCGCCTGCAGCACAAAGACGGTCAATGTACGTAGTAGAAGTGAACGTCGGCTTGAATCTGGTTGCCTGGTAGCCTTACAATGATGACAAGACGTTGTAACTTGCAAATGAAGTGAAATTGTTCCTCTGGTTGAGTTTCCATGAGagctttttcttcatttctaaaGCTTCTCAACCGTCTCCTCTATAACTCGACCTGTCATAACAGAT from Scophthalmus maximus strain ysfricsl-2021 chromosome 3, ASM2237912v1, whole genome shotgun sequence carries:
- the itih6 gene encoding inter-alpha-trypsin inhibitor heavy chain H6 isoform X4; translation: MSFSLSYEELLPRRLGRYELSLALRPGQAVHNLTLDVGITERTGITFVKVLPLKTTRLLSNTAKGDAGAPASTHVERSAGCARVRYSPTLQQQSSVSSKGLDADFIIQYDVDLRDLMGDVQVYDGYFVHYFAPRGLPVVPKDVIFVIDISGSMIGTKIKQTKQAMSTILGDLREGDHFNIITFSDKVHTWRKGRTVRATRQNVRDAKDYVKRIIAEGWTNINAALLSAAQLVNPPPFGSSNHHSARRVPLVIFLTDGEATIGVTAGDTILSNAKSALGSASLFGLAFGDDADFLLLKRLALDNRGVARMVYEDADAALQLKGFYDEVASPLLSDIQLSYLDDQAFDITRSLFPNYFQGSELVVAGRVKQGVKDLKVSVSATDSKQRVNMENDVLISQAKGNESADSLDCSGALEGVSSFVHRLWAYYTIKELLLAKLNTTDPASQRLLADKATNLSLKYNFVTPVTSLVVVKPDSDEAAQTPTTAEPVTAATITTTATTTATTTTTTATTKLSAGGAAKKHSAPAHSRPNKIKPDPPQPPPSPPQTRKSSPPTSTARTPSKKTTTTSSPTTVKTAPAPLSGKKSTPSQNDSKTASPPPAGRMSTSLLNALKTAPPPAPGKVSTHQPHAVKTTAPSTPTSTTTTPPPSSVRSNPAPLPGRHLTPQPSTARAALPPLKVTAPPAEAEGNASTSAPDAPVVSAPLPELSPPLASPSSPAPAAEGNSTDAGVDADLTDRIATLLSATFAPMPGVTDGPRLWEAAGLLDVSTSIQIQRKDYDATYDYDYDLNYDSWEDTADTESFVLGSEEDCPLVECLVLLEPPARLSTVKVFSSSVDGDPHFVVQLPKLHQNLCFTVDGRADDVLRLLEEPERGIIVDGHLIGAPSKHGVEERSRTYFDRLTISTGGSGGVTITISLDTVVVEGEGRDILPISRQGSVQRQGVTVAVDNHQSCWVELARDVRFLVLFHRYKHPSYLQMAHLGFYITDGRGLSASTQGLLGQFQHADMSVTVVKDHADGAAHRGDNGEGVSARGALRWGSEHLPVTLQDKTLKDSVRKRHSGKCWVVPKAAVHRLLGHPYESYVVDHV